Proteins co-encoded in one Haloarcula pelagica genomic window:
- a CDS encoding NADH:flavin oxidoreductase/NADH oxidase, producing MTALFSPLELRGTTIPNRVMVSPMCQYSCEDRDGLATDWHRVHLGSRAVGGAGLVMTEATAVEPRGRISPEDLGIWSDDHRAALEPVAEFVRAQGSTPAIQLAHAGRKASTSRPWDGHEPVAPDEGGWDVVGPSGEPWPYDGEAPRTERLDQQGIEDVIDAFRSGAERALAAGFEVAEVHAAHGYLLHEFLSPVTNHREDDYGGDFEGRTRLAREVTAAVREVWPDEKPVFVRISATDWLPDRESWTVEDSVRLADRLADAGADLIDVSGGGIHPESRPEYAGPNYQLRYAEPIRAETERDIAVGAVGGITTPEQAEAVIATDRADLAIVGREHLRDPYFALHAAEALDATDEVEGPPQYRRAFGF from the coding sequence ATGACCGCGCTGTTTTCCCCACTCGAACTCCGCGGGACGACGATTCCCAACCGCGTGATGGTCTCGCCGATGTGTCAGTACTCCTGTGAGGATCGGGACGGCCTGGCGACCGACTGGCATCGGGTCCACCTGGGCTCCCGTGCCGTCGGCGGCGCCGGCCTCGTGATGACGGAGGCTACTGCCGTCGAACCTCGGGGGCGCATCTCCCCGGAGGACCTCGGTATCTGGAGCGACGACCATCGGGCCGCTCTCGAACCCGTCGCCGAGTTCGTCCGCGCGCAGGGGAGCACCCCGGCGATCCAACTGGCCCACGCCGGCCGGAAGGCGTCGACGAGTCGGCCCTGGGACGGGCACGAGCCAGTCGCGCCTGACGAGGGCGGCTGGGACGTTGTCGGCCCCAGCGGCGAGCCCTGGCCCTACGATGGCGAGGCCCCGCGGACCGAACGACTGGACCAGCAGGGGATCGAAGACGTGATCGACGCCTTCCGGAGCGGCGCCGAGCGCGCGCTTGCAGCGGGCTTCGAGGTCGCCGAGGTCCACGCCGCCCACGGCTACTTGCTCCACGAGTTCCTCTCGCCGGTGACCAACCACCGCGAGGACGACTACGGCGGCGACTTCGAGGGCCGAACTCGGCTGGCTCGCGAGGTGACCGCCGCCGTCCGCGAGGTCTGGCCCGACGAGAAGCCGGTCTTCGTCCGGATCTCGGCGACCGACTGGCTCCCGGATCGCGAGTCCTGGACCGTTGAGGACTCCGTTCGACTGGCCGACCGCCTGGCCGACGCCGGCGCGGACCTGATCGATGTCAGCGGCGGCGGCATCCACCCCGAGTCACGGCCGGAGTACGCCGGCCCGAACTACCAACTGCGCTACGCAGAGCCCATCCGCGCCGAGACCGAGCGCGACATCGCCGTCGGTGCGGTCGGCGGGATCACCACGCCCGAACAGGCCGAAGCCGTGATCGCCACCGACCGGGCCGACCTGGCGATCGTCGGCCGGGAACACCTGCGGGACCCGTACTTCGCGCTGCACGCCGCCGAGGCGCTGGACGCGACCGACGAGGTCGAGGGGCCGCCACAGTACCGACGGGCCTTCGGGTTCTGA
- a CDS encoding DUF368 domain-containing protein has protein sequence MTTVPEEMPTLRSSVPSAREWLRTFVIGLCMGSADAVPGVSGGTIALIAGIYERLIGAVNAITPERVGQFLVALTPLDGGISLRDALVVFEEIDGWFVAGLCAGIAIAVVLVTRAIHVLDQTAPTLLFGFFFGLIAASAVVLLRDLSVETRFQAVAGVTGFLLAFLLSGEIEFLDGGGLLLVFVAGAVAVSAMILPGISGSLLLVILGQYTRMSETLSDFVDALLGLVTGGGVDAVVTHGTVVVTFMLGGLTGLFTISRIVRRALDRNRRATLAFLVALVVGALRAPVQEVQTEVGFTPEVAAAFLAAGVVGAALLLVLDWYAVDLDLDSV, from the coding sequence ATGACGACCGTTCCCGAGGAGATGCCGACGCTGCGTAGTTCGGTGCCGTCGGCCCGCGAGTGGCTCCGGACCTTCGTGATCGGGCTCTGTATGGGGAGCGCCGACGCCGTGCCGGGCGTCTCGGGGGGGACGATCGCGCTCATCGCCGGTATCTACGAGCGGCTCATCGGCGCTGTCAACGCGATCACGCCCGAGCGGGTCGGTCAGTTCCTCGTTGCGCTGACACCGCTGGACGGCGGGATCTCGCTCCGGGACGCGCTCGTCGTCTTCGAGGAGATCGACGGCTGGTTCGTCGCCGGCCTCTGTGCCGGCATCGCGATCGCGGTCGTGCTGGTCACTCGCGCGATCCACGTCCTCGACCAGACCGCGCCGACGCTGCTGTTTGGCTTCTTCTTCGGACTCATCGCGGCGTCGGCCGTCGTGTTGTTGCGCGATCTCTCCGTCGAGACGCGGTTCCAGGCCGTCGCCGGCGTGACCGGGTTCCTCCTGGCCTTCCTGCTGTCGGGCGAGATCGAGTTCCTCGACGGCGGCGGACTGTTGTTGGTGTTCGTCGCCGGTGCCGTCGCCGTCAGTGCGATGATCCTGCCGGGGATCTCGGGCTCGCTGTTGCTCGTCATCCTCGGCCAGTACACCCGGATGTCCGAGACACTCAGTGACTTCGTCGACGCTCTGCTCGGCCTGGTCACCGGCGGCGGTGTCGACGCCGTCGTCACCCACGGCACCGTCGTCGTCACGTTCATGCTGGGGGGACTGACCGGTCTGTTCACCATCTCCCGGATCGTCCGGCGCGCGCTCGACCGGAACCGGCGGGCGACGCTCGCCTTCCTCGTCGCGCTCGTGGTCGGGGCGCTCCGCGCACCGGTGCAGGAGGTCCAGACCGAGGTCGGATTCACGCCGGAAGTCGCCGCGGCGTTCCTGGCCGCCGGCGTCGTCGGCGCGGCGCTGTTGCTCGTGCTCGACTGGTACGCGGTCGACCTCGATCTGGATTCGGTCTGA